The genomic segment gataacagacaaacccccattatatggggcttatctactagttatctgctatgtaacctgtgccttttctccttttttccagcttgaatggctgcccccatggctacacagcagcttatttatataaactatagtagtctttctgaggcaaacacaccagttgtagtaatgcagggcaacagtacattatattgtaattacttttatacactttcattttttgttgttactgttcctttaaggaaacttCACATCCCACATCATGTTATGTCTGCCTTATAATGTGGAATAGTGCCCTCTAGTGTCGAAATAGTCATGGCACTGCTTGATCATTATCATTAATgcagaactccacccaaacacaacttaagctttttaaaaagtaaacataatttcaagtaactgtaaggacccatagggttaagctcccctatggctttaaaccctacctcttcacatattcTACTGTTACTAGGCAGAGTTCCATGTATCAGTTTCCAGTTATACACTATACCCTATTGGTTTAGTTTGGTCCgcaccccctgcagactgatatagtgtctggcaaggaggtgtgacttcctctttagctgcctctgcttctcaggtgaaggaccactgagcctgggagtaGAACAAAGGCCCCAGTCAAACCAATTACCCCAGAggagaagttggggacagggccctgtgaatgaggttaAGCAAGCATAGTAGGTctgtcatagcactttctaggaaagtgatatAGTGAGCTCCAGTAAGCAAGGGCAGTTaaatagccccaacaaaggagaattctgggagtattctcctatccggcaatgttgcctcagtgtagggccacggagtagagataggtgacaggttagaataaaccctgatccctactcacctggAGGACTCATATGCTAGAGGTTATCAACTTGAGGGACAAGATATCTTCCCAGGCTATCTCATAGGGGTATTGagctgaaaggtgtatttaccctgcccagactctaccaagagatGGAATAAACAGGTGTACACCCTCTCTTTCTTCCTCAGAGTGTACAATCAAGTAACATCTACTTCTGCTTGTTGTTGTGAGTATGTGATAACCCTACATTACATTGTGTTtgacaataaactgtactatagttgaactgaagaaccttctggcgtccatctttgataatttgcactacacagctacagtgagttgtagttctactacacccttgctctgtcaggtctcttccacctaagtaaaggcccatcctgtttaagagagtcgcatgtaacgcATGCTCTTTAACTATACTAGCCTGGGGTTTgcctaaatatagccaaacaagcgttacataacttttcaatatacagtacatcattttaaaaaatatgcagccttttcaggatttttaatgtaataatatgttttgcaagagttacctaagcctgcccTCCTGTTcttctgatctggctgactagtTTGagtctcaaataaaatgtaacagtagtcgactgtcctcatccttccttcagcctgcatcctccaaatcccacaattcccagcagatgtgatgtcagtaaggaaaggaacatcgcagtgcaatgTATTTTGGGTTATgttgttcctgcatgctgtctgtaagctgtgcagaagttgttacaatttgtaacatcaatgttttagtccctcctcccctgccaggatttcagatcatgcaaaaagagaagaaccgttttgcagctggatttcagcatataaaaattttatttattcatgCTATTTGCAACAGATTACAGTgctaggtatattaggggttgggtgtgtatggggctctttaatgcattttggtttggaagctgaaaTATCCCTTTAAGAGTGCTAATTTACTAATATAGGTGCTACATTAAGTGGCGTTAGTTAAACTTATGGTAGACAATTGAACTGTTGCTTTATTCAAGTGTAATTATCTACACCCCAAATTTGTCAGTAGAATGTGCCTTAAACAAACCTGTTTGTGATTTCAGATTTGTGCAATCCGTTATGGCTGAAAAGAAGAATACACTGGATGTTTTGCCATCAGAAATGGTTTACAAAATACTTGCCTATCTTGACTTGAAACATTTATATGTTGCAGCCAGAGTATGTAAAACATGGAACAGCGTAGCAAAAGAATATGATATACTATGGAAGAAGTTTTGTTTGGCCCTACCAGATGCATGTAAGGAAAGAATAAATAATTATCGAGACTCTGGATATTCCTGGAAGGTAATGGATATATTTGGTGCTAAATGAGAAGGTTAGATGGTTTAAATCCTATTAGAAAATGACAGGCTTTATTGCATTAATGGGAATAATTCTTGCCTGTTTCCTGGGGCAGAATAGCCAGACCATTATTCCTGTGATCATATGATGGAGATTGCAAACCCCAGAAAGAGAAAtctaacatttattaaaaagtaagAGGTTCATGTGGTTATTTATAAATACCTTCTTGGGAACAGGGCTTAAGGTAGCAGCGGGCCCAGTGCAAAAATGTCATTagcgttccccccccccccccccttgagccTAATGTTGAATCCAAGCACTGCAGGCAcagcagtgttaaaaaaaaattcttacagaCTCAATATTCCTCAATAGTGCTGCATGTTTTGggaaggcatatatatatatttacttttcagaACCTGGCAACCACGTGAAATGGTCTGTATTTAttgaagtagacatgatccccTGGTGTACTATCCTGGACAGCTATGGGAGCAGATAAATTATAGGGATGCCATAATAAAGAAAACACACACTGTAGAGCTCTTCCACTTAATTGTAATGATGAGTCATGCCAGCATTGTGTGATATTCCTGTAAGTTATATTAGGTGAAATGTTTGATAGTGGTCTCCATGTCCTGgcccctgggcaaatgcccctttttccCATGTCCAGTGATTGGCAAAACATCACCTATTGTAACCACTTTCACTTCTGTCAGTTTGTCCTCACAAAGAAACATACTGGAGGAGGCATGGCTGGATCAGCTGGAGTGGGTGGCATGTTGGTGCAACCATACAATATAAGAAGATGAGAATAGTGATGAACTACAaccataaaacaaacaaaaaaaaatcatattgctgCAAACATTCATCTCAAGCTACACAATAACAAAGttaatttacccccccccccccataacattGTGAGTTCTCAGCAAGCAGGAAGAAGAAATAAAATTAGTCCCAAATATAAATATGCTGATTATACCCTATACATTATAGCATTCTTTCTTGTTTATAACTACATAGTGCCATAGTGTCTTTGATATCCTTTCTTTTGCTCCAAGGAAACCTTAGAAAGAACCAAAATGGATTCAGCAAGAGAAAGAGTGCAGCAAAATTGGCTTAATGGACGGTATAGTCAAATTAGATCGTTTAAAGAGCTTCCGCAGAACAGTATGTGTCCACTGGATAAAAATACTTGGGGGGAGATCCTTGAAGCCGAAGAGAGAAGGAACTAGGCAATATATAATGACATTTGGATGGGGACTACAGCCATGTATAGAGCCACAGGTTCAAGTGACTTATTACATTTATCTTCATCTACGACCATGAAGGAAACCACTGATGCAACATATTCTTAAGTGAAACATGCATTCTACTAGTTTTATTGTAAATAGATTTTTAATAGTTATCTTTTTATAACCTCTTGCCATATCATGTTAATAGTGCAATATAACATATGTACTGTACGATGGTGACAGCCTAAAATATTACAAATACAGATGCAAAATGCAATTACTTGTGTTACCTGGCCCAAACTAAGACGCACTTTCTATGTGTCACAGTTCCTCTATCTTTCTAAACAAGTAAaccatgaatatactgtatattcacatTTTGCTTTGCCCCTATGGCTCAACTCCTGCAGCATATCACTATGCACCTCTTTCTCTATTCCAAATCTGTAACTAAAGAACTAAGAAAGTGTGAAATGGTTAGAGCTATGt from the Xenopus tropicalis strain Nigerian chromosome 5, UCB_Xtro_10.0, whole genome shotgun sequence genome contains:
- the fbxo48 gene encoding F-box only protein 48, which produces MAEKKNTLDVLPSEMVYKILAYLDLKHLYVAARVCKTWNSVAKEYDILWKKFCLALPDACKERINNYRDSGYSWKETLERTKMDSARERVQQNWLNGRYSQIRSFKELPQNSMCPLDKNTWGEILEAEERRN